A genomic segment from Barrientosiimonas humi encodes:
- a CDS encoding DEDD exonuclease domain-containing protein — MTTPLVPVQATFDDLGTPLHEVTFVVVDLETTGGSPLASEITEIGAVKVRGGEQLGEFQTLVNPGLPIPAFISVLTGITDRMVADAPRIETALPAFLEFARGAVLVAHNAPFDITFLKTNAQRLGLEWPGPRVIDTAHLARQLVTRDEAPNRKLGSLARLFQASTTPDHRALHDARATVDVLHGLLGRVGSLGVTTLEELSSYSSRVSPAQRRKRFLADSLPSAPGVYVFKDGQQRPLYVGTSVDIRRRVRTYFTASEHRTRMAEMVGIAESVTPIVCATPLEAEVRELRLIAEHKPRYNRRSRFPERAVWVKLTVEPFPRLSVVREVRDDGARYVGPFSGRKQAEQAVAAVHEVVPLRQCTTRLSPAKPTAACVLAELGRCGAPCTGQQSVADYDAVVSQVTAALTGDAEPLVRALEQRMAELAEQERYEDAGSVRDRLLTLVRGTARAQRLAPLAASPELVGARWRAEGGWEIVCVRYGRLAGTAVAARGTDPMLTVEAVRASAEVVAPPTGPVPAALPEETEKILRWLETPGTRLVSLDGEWTCPVNGAGRSRDRLEPLVRSQEQVAGFDEPRGRTLHRPPGAVASGAAAAG; from the coding sequence ATGACCACCCCGCTGGTGCCGGTGCAGGCCACGTTCGACGATCTCGGCACCCCGCTGCACGAGGTGACCTTCGTCGTCGTCGACCTCGAGACCACCGGCGGCAGCCCGCTCGCCAGCGAGATCACCGAGATCGGCGCGGTCAAGGTGCGTGGCGGCGAGCAGCTCGGCGAGTTCCAGACCCTGGTCAACCCCGGTCTGCCGATCCCGGCGTTCATCTCGGTGCTCACCGGCATCACCGACCGCATGGTCGCCGACGCGCCCCGCATCGAGACCGCGCTGCCGGCCTTCCTGGAGTTCGCCCGCGGCGCCGTCCTGGTGGCCCACAACGCACCCTTCGACATCACCTTCCTCAAGACCAACGCCCAGCGCCTGGGGCTGGAGTGGCCCGGTCCACGGGTGATCGACACCGCGCACCTCGCGCGGCAGCTGGTCACCCGCGACGAGGCGCCCAACCGCAAGCTCGGCAGCCTGGCCCGGCTCTTCCAGGCGAGCACGACCCCCGACCACCGCGCGCTGCACGACGCCCGCGCCACGGTCGACGTGCTGCACGGTCTGCTCGGGCGGGTCGGCAGCCTGGGCGTGACGACGCTCGAGGAGCTGTCGTCCTACTCCTCCCGGGTCAGCCCGGCCCAGCGCCGCAAGCGCTTCCTCGCCGACAGCCTGCCCTCCGCCCCGGGGGTCTACGTCTTCAAGGACGGCCAGCAGCGCCCGCTCTACGTCGGCACGTCCGTCGACATCCGGCGCCGGGTCCGCACGTACTTCACGGCCAGCGAGCACCGCACCCGGATGGCCGAGATGGTCGGCATCGCCGAGAGCGTCACCCCGATCGTGTGCGCCACGCCGCTCGAGGCCGAGGTGCGCGAGCTGCGGCTCATCGCCGAGCACAAGCCGCGATACAACCGCCGCAGCCGCTTCCCCGAGCGGGCGGTGTGGGTCAAGCTCACCGTCGAGCCGTTCCCTCGGTTGTCGGTGGTGCGCGAGGTGCGCGACGACGGCGCCCGCTACGTCGGCCCGTTCTCCGGCCGCAAGCAGGCCGAGCAGGCGGTGGCCGCGGTGCACGAGGTCGTGCCGCTGCGCCAGTGCACCACGCGGTTGTCCCCGGCCAAGCCGACGGCGGCGTGCGTGCTCGCCGAGCTCGGCCGGTGCGGCGCGCCGTGCACCGGTCAGCAGTCGGTCGCCGACTACGACGCGGTCGTCTCGCAGGTCACCGCGGCGCTCACCGGCGACGCCGAGCCGCTCGTGCGCGCGCTCGAGCAGCGGATGGCCGAGCTGGCCGAGCAGGAGCGCTACGAAGACGCCGGCTCGGTGCGCGACCGGTTGCTGACCCTCGTGCGGGGCACCGCCCGGGCCCAACGCCTGGCGCCGCTCGCGGCGAGCCCCGAGCTGGTCGGCGCCCGGTGGCGGGCCGAGGGCGGCTGGGAGATCGTCTGCGTGCGCTACGGCCGGCTCGCCGGCACCGCGGTGGCGGCCAGGGGCACCGACCCGATGCTCACCGTCGAGGCGGTGCGGGCCAGCGCCGAGGTCGTCGCGCCGCCGACCGGCCCGGTCCCGGCCGCGCTGCCGGAAGAGACCGAGAAGATCCTGCGCTGGCTCGAGACGCCCGGCACCCGCCTGGTCAGCCTCGACGGCGAGTGGACCTGTCCGGTCAACGGCGCCGGCCGCTCCCGCGACCGCCTCGAGCCGCTGGTGCGATCGCAGGAGCAGGTGGCGGGGTTCGACGAGCCCCGTGGCCGCACGCTGCACCGCCCGCCTGGTGCGGTGGCCTCCGGTGCCGCCGCGGCGGGCTGA
- a CDS encoding ubiquinol-cytochrome c reductase iron-sulfur subunit, whose product MSDSSNLPGQHGDGTGESRGAVDLSAGHHLEASPDRLPAHFPNPGLPPHQHRHGDDDPAAAKRYERQVASLFLMSMVATVLFAVAYFAIDDQSVITLPIIGNVLALHVALGVTLGLSLLGIGLGAVHWAKTLMSDEEVVEERHPQRSSEEDREGFVAILEEGAESSQIQRRPLIKYTLGGALGLFAIPLGLQLVGSLGPLPGNDLSTSLWDSRINGRKRRLVRDPEGTAIRLSDVTMGSVFHVLPEGIDETEQPLNEKVKASVLLVRLDEAKIKSARQRSWGIDGVVAYSKICTHVGCPVGLYEQQTHHLLCPCHQSTFDMTDDCKVIFGPAKRPLPQLKISVDGAGYLVADQGFAEPVGPSFWERG is encoded by the coding sequence TTGAGCGACTCCAGCAACCTCCCCGGCCAGCACGGCGACGGCACGGGTGAGTCCCGCGGCGCCGTCGACCTGTCCGCGGGTCACCACCTCGAGGCGTCCCCCGACCGGCTCCCGGCCCACTTCCCGAACCCGGGGCTGCCGCCGCACCAGCACCGGCACGGCGACGACGACCCGGCCGCGGCGAAGCGCTACGAGCGTCAGGTGGCCTCGCTGTTCCTGATGTCGATGGTCGCCACCGTGCTGTTCGCGGTCGCCTACTTCGCGATCGACGACCAGTCGGTCATCACCCTGCCGATCATCGGCAACGTCCTGGCGCTGCACGTCGCGCTCGGCGTGACCCTGGGCCTGTCCCTGCTCGGCATCGGCCTCGGCGCGGTGCACTGGGCCAAGACCCTGATGTCCGACGAGGAGGTCGTCGAGGAGCGCCACCCGCAGCGTTCCTCCGAGGAGGACCGCGAGGGCTTCGTGGCCATCCTCGAGGAGGGCGCTGAGTCCTCCCAGATCCAGCGCCGCCCGCTGATCAAGTACACCCTCGGCGGCGCGCTCGGCCTGTTCGCGATCCCGCTCGGGCTGCAGCTGGTCGGCTCGCTCGGCCCGCTCCCCGGTAACGACCTGTCCACCTCCCTGTGGGACTCGCGCATCAACGGCCGCAAGCGTCGCCTGGTGCGTGACCCGGAGGGCACCGCGATCCGGCTCAGCGACGTCACCATGGGGTCGGTCTTCCACGTCCTGCCCGAGGGCATCGACGAGACCGAGCAGCCGCTCAACGAGAAGGTCAAGGCGTCGGTCCTGCTGGTCCGGCTCGACGAGGCCAAGATCAAGAGCGCCCGCCAGCGCAGCTGGGGCATCGACGGTGTCGTGGCCTACTCCAAGATCTGCACCCACGTCGGGTGCCCCGTCGGCCTGTACGAGCAGCAGACGCACCACCTGCTGTGCCCGTGCCACCAGTCGACGTTCGACATGACTGATGACTGCAAGGTGATCTTCGGCCCGGCCAAGCGTCCGCTGCCGCAGCTGAAGATCTCCGTCGACGGCGCGGGATACCTGGTCGCCGACCAGGGCTTCGCCGAGCCTGTCGGCCCGAGCTTCTGGGAGCGTGGATGA
- a CDS encoding c-type cytochrome, translating to MSFLAARRRHPAAIFVVLLLALVFTGGAYAALAPKDAEAAPTAAADDVVKGKQLFQANCASCHGTAATGSKAGPSLVGVGAAAVDFQVGTGRMPMTQPGVQAPRGKPQMTPEQTRQLSAYVASLGTGPAVPNAENYNGQGDVAKGGELFRVNCAMCHNFVGSGGALTRGKYAPKLDDVSGKHIYEAMLTGPQSMPVFNDTNLTPSDKNDIISYLQYMEGEANTGGHNLGNLGPVTEGMFAWTIGIGLMIGAAVWLGRKAA from the coding sequence GTGAGCTTCCTCGCCGCCCGCCGCAGGCACCCGGCAGCGATCTTCGTCGTGCTGCTGCTCGCCCTGGTCTTCACCGGCGGCGCCTACGCAGCGCTCGCCCCCAAGGACGCCGAGGCGGCCCCGACCGCCGCGGCCGACGACGTCGTCAAGGGCAAGCAGCTGTTCCAGGCCAACTGCGCCAGCTGCCACGGCACCGCCGCCACCGGCTCCAAGGCCGGCCCGTCGCTGGTCGGCGTGGGCGCCGCGGCCGTCGACTTCCAGGTCGGCACCGGCCGTATGCCGATGACCCAGCCCGGCGTGCAGGCCCCTCGCGGCAAGCCGCAGATGACCCCTGAGCAGACCCGCCAGCTGTCGGCGTACGTCGCCTCGCTCGGCACCGGCCCGGCCGTCCCGAACGCCGAGAACTACAACGGCCAGGGCGACGTCGCCAAGGGCGGCGAGCTGTTCCGCGTCAACTGCGCGATGTGCCACAACTTCGTCGGCAGCGGCGGCGCACTCACCCGGGGCAAGTACGCCCCGAAGCTGGACGACGTGTCCGGCAAGCACATCTACGAGGCCATGCTCACCGGCCCGCAGTCCATGCCGGTGTTCAACGACACCAACCTGACCCCCAGCGACAAGAACGACATCATCAGCTACCTCCAGTACATGGAGGGCGAGGCCAACACCGGTGGCCACAACCTGGGCAACCTGGGCCCGGTCACCGAGGGCATGTTCGCCTGGACGATCGGCATCGGCCTGATGATCGGCGCAGCGGTCTGGCTCGGACGGAAGGCAGCCTGA
- a CDS encoding GNAT family N-acetyltransferase — protein MPPTVAIELPPGLEPTAWVDRRADAAARSWCPAQRTHPGDVAWSAAQHDVDDECRSRVWCAGDASGPVLAWSRVEPAGPGVAYADVHVDPTHPEATGLAEQALGWSRGHAPATLLTLLDRERVLLDAVSAAGGREQDGPWFTHLLTDLVDGSGRPLERLRPSLPAGYRVRAVTDDEADERVEVHRASWAPARIKRLAGQVPDGEEAGSRFSRPAYDRVRATRLYRRELDLVVEAPDGRLAATALGWFDERSRSGLIEPVGTAPSHATRGLARAACAQLIRELARIGARTALVCPRGDAGYPIPARLYRSLGMVPVARTRTFRLGSG, from the coding sequence ATGCCGCCGACCGTCGCGATCGAATTGCCACCGGGTCTGGAGCCCACCGCGTGGGTCGACCGGCGCGCCGACGCGGCCGCGCGCAGCTGGTGCCCCGCCCAGCGCACCCACCCCGGTGACGTGGCGTGGTCGGCGGCGCAGCACGACGTCGACGACGAGTGCCGGTCGCGGGTGTGGTGCGCCGGAGACGCGTCGGGTCCGGTGCTCGCCTGGAGCAGGGTCGAGCCGGCCGGCCCGGGCGTGGCGTACGCCGACGTGCACGTCGACCCGACGCACCCCGAGGCCACGGGGCTGGCCGAGCAGGCGCTCGGCTGGTCGCGCGGGCACGCCCCGGCGACCCTGCTGACGCTGCTGGACCGGGAACGCGTGCTGCTCGACGCCGTGTCGGCCGCGGGCGGCCGCGAGCAGGACGGGCCGTGGTTCACCCACCTGCTGACCGACCTGGTCGACGGGTCGGGGCGCCCGCTCGAGCGGCTGCGGCCCTCGCTGCCGGCCGGCTATCGGGTGCGGGCGGTCACCGACGACGAGGCCGACGAACGGGTCGAGGTGCACCGCGCCTCCTGGGCCCCGGCGCGGATCAAGCGGCTCGCCGGTCAGGTGCCCGACGGCGAGGAGGCGGGCTCGCGGTTCTCGCGCCCGGCGTACGACCGGGTCCGGGCGACCCGGCTCTATCGCCGCGAGCTGGACCTGGTGGTCGAGGCCCCCGACGGCAGGCTGGCCGCGACGGCGCTCGGCTGGTTCGACGAGCGCAGCCGCAGCGGGCTGATCGAGCCGGTCGGGACCGCGCCCTCGCACGCCACGCGCGGGCTGGCCCGGGCCGCGTGCGCCCAGCTGATCCGCGAGCTGGCCCGGATCGGGGCCCGCACGGCGCTGGTGTGCCCGCGCGGCGACGCGGGGTACCCGATCCCGGCCCGGCTGTACCGCAGCCTCGGGATGGTGCCGGTCGCGCGCACCCGGACGTTCCGGCTGGGGTCGGGCTGA
- a CDS encoding glycosyltransferase family 39 protein: MAAVREQVSGPVWGVSAGLGAVLTAGSVGYGYHRDELYYRMLPPAWGYVDQPPLTPFVARLTTQVSDTVWALRVPATLAAMAAVVVVALLARELGADRPRQTLAAGAYACATLPLMLGHLLLTSTLDLFFLPLLILLSLKAIRSPRWWVAAGLVAGLTTYNRWLVAVVGVAAVLGLAVLGPRRVFASVWLWAGGLLALVVALPNLVYQATHDWPQIRMGRALAEDAGEVRVTVLILLVAGVGPLFPLLWRGVVTLAREPRTRYLVVVTVAVYAFTFVAGAQPHYVVVALVVWLTAGVITTSSPRRLWRVAAITGAVSAVLALPVIPVSVVGATPVTKVSSLMPDQVGWPTYVGQVARAYRAAVAADPGAPPPVIITANYGEAGAIDRFGPAHGLPRAYSGHNGLYDVARPSGPARSALLVGDLGPRQLALFAQCRQVGTLDNGVDVDNEEQDQPIRLCTGLRRSWELSWPAFAHLD; this comes from the coding sequence GTGGCCGCCGTGCGCGAGCAGGTCTCCGGCCCGGTCTGGGGGGTCAGCGCCGGTCTCGGAGCCGTGCTCACCGCCGGCAGCGTCGGCTACGGCTACCACCGCGACGAGCTCTACTACCGGATGCTCCCGCCGGCCTGGGGCTACGTCGACCAGCCGCCGCTCACGCCGTTCGTCGCGCGGCTCACCACGCAGGTCTCCGACACGGTGTGGGCGCTGCGCGTGCCCGCGACGCTCGCCGCGATGGCCGCAGTCGTCGTGGTCGCGCTGCTGGCCCGCGAGCTCGGCGCCGACCGGCCGCGGCAGACCCTCGCCGCCGGTGCGTACGCCTGCGCCACGCTCCCGCTGATGCTCGGCCACCTGCTCCTCACCTCGACGCTGGACCTGTTCTTCCTGCCGCTGCTGATCCTGTTGTCGCTCAAGGCGATTCGTTCGCCGCGCTGGTGGGTGGCGGCCGGCCTGGTCGCCGGGCTGACGACGTACAACCGGTGGTTGGTGGCCGTCGTCGGCGTCGCGGCGGTGCTCGGTCTCGCGGTGCTGGGGCCGCGCCGGGTGTTCGCCTCGGTCTGGCTGTGGGCCGGCGGGCTGCTGGCGCTGGTCGTGGCCCTGCCGAACCTCGTCTACCAGGCCACCCACGACTGGCCGCAGATCCGGATGGGGCGGGCGCTCGCCGAGGACGCGGGCGAGGTGCGGGTCACCGTGCTGATCCTGCTCGTCGCCGGTGTCGGCCCGCTGTTCCCGCTGCTGTGGCGCGGCGTCGTCACCCTCGCGCGCGAGCCGCGCACCCGCTATCTGGTCGTCGTGACCGTGGCCGTCTACGCCTTCACGTTCGTCGCCGGCGCGCAGCCGCACTACGTCGTCGTGGCGCTGGTCGTGTGGCTGACCGCCGGCGTCATCACGACGAGCTCGCCACGTCGCCTGTGGCGGGTCGCCGCGATCACCGGGGCGGTCTCGGCGGTGCTCGCACTGCCGGTGATCCCGGTGAGCGTCGTGGGGGCGACACCGGTCACGAAGGTCAGCTCGCTGATGCCCGACCAGGTGGGGTGGCCGACGTACGTCGGGCAGGTGGCGCGGGCCTACCGCGCGGCCGTCGCCGCCGACCCGGGCGCACCGCCGCCGGTGATCATCACGGCCAACTACGGCGAGGCCGGGGCGATCGACCGGTTCGGGCCGGCGCACGGGCTGCCGCGGGCGTACAGCGGGCACAACGGTCTGTACGACGTCGCCCGGCCGAGCGGGCCCGCCCGCTCTGCCCTGCTGGTGGGTGATCTCGGCCCGCGGCAGCTGGCGCTGTTCGCGCAGTGCCGCCAGGTCGGCACGCTGGACAACGGGGTCGACGTCGACAACGAGGAGCAGGACCAGCCGATCCGGCTGTGCACCGGGCTGCGGCGCTCCTGGGAGCTCAGCTGGCCGGCCTTCGCCCACCTGGACTGA
- a CDS encoding response regulator transcription factor — MAAPSSAVTTTASGASRTPVRTVNVLLYSDDVATRDAVRVGAGRRPAKDVEIGSWRECATAPAVIEAVESGGYDLIVLDGEASPVGGLGLCRQLKNEIFDCPPVVVLTGRPQDGWLASWSLAEASVPQPLDPLVLASTLADVARTHVPAG, encoded by the coding sequence ATGGCCGCACCTTCCTCTGCCGTGACGACCACGGCCTCTGGCGCCTCCCGCACGCCCGTTCGCACGGTGAACGTGCTCCTCTACAGCGACGACGTCGCGACGCGTGACGCCGTCCGGGTCGGGGCCGGGCGTCGCCCGGCCAAGGACGTCGAGATCGGCTCGTGGCGCGAGTGCGCGACCGCCCCGGCAGTCATCGAGGCGGTCGAGAGCGGCGGCTACGACCTGATCGTGCTCGACGGCGAGGCGTCGCCGGTCGGCGGGCTCGGGCTGTGCCGGCAGCTGAAGAACGAGATCTTCGACTGCCCGCCCGTGGTGGTGCTCACGGGTCGCCCGCAGGACGGCTGGCTCGCGTCGTGGTCGCTGGCCGAGGCCTCGGTCCCGCAGCCGCTGGACCCGCTGGTGCTGGCCTCGACCCTCGCCGACGTCGCCCGCACGCACGTCCCGGCCGGCTGA
- a CDS encoding cytochrome c oxidase subunit 3 — protein sequence MTAVGTMVWLASELMFFAGLFAMYFTIRGAAPQLWEQNTPHLNVPYAAANTLILVISSIWCQLGVFKAEQGIPYRTGTLLQVKQWGMREWYVLTYLFGSVFVAGQVLEYSELVGAGVRIDSDSYGSMFYLTTGFHGLHVTGGLIAFLLIIARTFTSRRYTHSQATGAVVTSYYWHFVDVVWIALFATIYLLQ from the coding sequence ATGACGGCCGTCGGCACCATGGTGTGGCTGGCGAGCGAGCTGATGTTCTTCGCGGGTCTGTTCGCGATGTACTTCACGATTCGCGGCGCCGCCCCGCAGCTGTGGGAGCAGAACACCCCGCACCTCAACGTGCCGTACGCCGCGGCCAACACCCTGATCCTGGTGATCTCCTCGATCTGGTGCCAGCTGGGCGTGTTCAAGGCCGAGCAGGGCATCCCCTACCGCACGGGCACGCTCCTGCAGGTCAAGCAGTGGGGCATGCGCGAGTGGTACGTCCTCACCTACCTGTTCGGTTCGGTCTTCGTGGCCGGCCAGGTGCTGGAGTACTCCGAGCTGGTCGGCGCGGGGGTGCGCATCGACAGCGACTCCTACGGCTCGATGTTCTACCTGACGACCGGCTTCCACGGCCTGCACGTCACCGGCGGTCTGATCGCCTTCCTGCTGATCATCGCCCGCACCTTCACCTCGCGTCGCTACACCCACAGCCAAGCCACCGGCGCCGTCGTGACCAGCTACTACTGGCACTTCGTCGACGTGGTCTGGATCGCCCTGTTCGCCACGATCTACCTCCTGCAGTGA
- a CDS encoding Lrp/AsnC family transcriptional regulator: MISAIVLIKADVSRIPEVAQQIAEIEGVSEVYSVTGDVDLIAVARVERHEDFADVIADRLNKVEGVRDTQTHIAFRTYSNDDLGAAFSIGGD; encoded by the coding sequence GTGATCTCCGCCATCGTTCTCATCAAGGCCGACGTCTCCCGCATCCCCGAGGTGGCCCAGCAGATCGCCGAGATCGAGGGGGTCAGCGAGGTCTACTCCGTGACCGGTGACGTCGACCTCATCGCGGTGGCCCGGGTCGAGCGGCACGAGGACTTCGCCGACGTCATCGCCGACCGGCTCAACAAGGTCGAGGGCGTGCGCGACACCCAGACGCACATCGCCTTCCGCACCTACAGCAACGACGACCTGGGCGCTGCGTTCAGCATCGGCGGCGACTGA
- the trpD gene encoding anthranilate phosphoribosyltransferase encodes MAQDTAPTWPTVLKTLLADESLPADAAQWAMDQILTGTATPVQLAAFLVALRAKGETADEMRGLADGMLDHAITIEVPGATLDIVGTGGDQRHTVNISTMSSIVAVGAGAHVVKHGNRAASSSSGSADVLEALGVRLDLEPEQVRQVALDAGITFCFAQTFHPSLRHAGSARREMGIPTALNLLGPLTNPAQPRYSAIGVADARMAPFMAQVFADRRRDAAVFRGDDGLDELTLSTTSRVWWVRDGELSEHVLDPTALGLQTAPVEALRGGDAAHNAEVVRRVLAGEPGPVRDAVLLNAGIALALTELDEAPGRFGPESDLDALVRRGIERARAAIDEGAAAAALERWVTATARWQQPTR; translated from the coding sequence ATGGCGCAGGACACCGCGCCCACCTGGCCGACCGTCCTGAAGACGCTCCTCGCGGACGAGAGCCTGCCCGCCGACGCGGCGCAGTGGGCGATGGACCAGATCCTCACCGGCACGGCGACGCCGGTGCAGCTCGCCGCTTTCCTCGTGGCGCTGCGGGCCAAGGGGGAGACCGCCGACGAGATGCGTGGCCTCGCCGACGGCATGCTCGACCACGCGATCACGATCGAGGTTCCCGGCGCCACCCTCGACATCGTCGGCACCGGCGGCGACCAGCGGCACACCGTCAACATCTCCACGATGTCCTCGATCGTCGCCGTCGGCGCCGGGGCGCACGTGGTCAAGCACGGCAACCGGGCCGCGTCCTCCTCGTCGGGGTCGGCCGACGTGCTCGAGGCGCTCGGTGTGCGACTCGACCTGGAGCCCGAGCAGGTGCGGCAGGTCGCGCTCGACGCGGGCATCACCTTCTGCTTCGCGCAGACCTTCCACCCCTCGCTGCGCCACGCCGGCAGCGCGCGGCGCGAGATGGGCATCCCCACGGCGCTCAACCTGCTCGGACCGCTCACGAACCCGGCTCAGCCGCGCTACTCCGCGATCGGCGTCGCCGACGCCCGGATGGCCCCGTTCATGGCGCAGGTCTTCGCCGACCGCCGCCGCGACGCCGCGGTCTTCCGCGGCGACGACGGGCTGGACGAGCTCACCCTCTCCACGACGTCGAGGGTCTGGTGGGTGCGTGACGGTGAGCTCAGCGAGCACGTGCTCGACCCGACCGCGCTGGGGCTGCAGACCGCCCCGGTCGAGGCGCTGCGCGGCGGCGATGCCGCGCACAACGCCGAGGTCGTACGCCGGGTGCTGGCTGGTGAGCCCGGCCCGGTCCGCGACGCCGTGCTGCTGAACGCCGGGATCGCGCTGGCGCTGACCGAGCTCGACGAGGCGCCCGGTCGCTTCGGGCCGGAGTCCGACCTGGACGCGCTGGTGCGCCGCGGGATCGAGCGGGCCCGCGCCGCGATCGACGAGGGTGCCGCCGCCGCCGCGCTGGAGCGGTGGGTCACCGCGACGGCCCGCTGGCAGCAGCCCACGCGCTGA
- a CDS encoding cytochrome b — protein MSTAADPSTPRRGASALRDDDERGPVKRSGGPVAGLGNWVDERTGGAKGGRYLLKKVFPDHWSFMLGEVAMYSLVILLITGTFLTFWFVPSLGHTTYDGSYEPLRGIEMSEAYASTVRISHDIRGGLIIRQIHHWSALLFIVSIMLHMCRVFFTGAFRKPREINWVIGVNLLMLSMVEGFAGYSLPDDLLSGTGLRAAEGFMLSIPVVGSYISYLVFGGAFPGEMIIPRLFTVHVLLLPAIIVGLFTAHIILVMVHKHTQYPGPGRTEKNVVGFPMMPVYAAKAGGFFFIVFGITALIAGLVQINPIWAYGPYEPTQVTAGSQPDWYMGFADGALRLLPGFLEFEIFGTTWSFNIFLGAILLIPVMFTIAGAYPFLEAWVTGDKREHHILDRPRNRPVRTGLGMAAITFYAVNFIAAGNDIMAIKLGLSINDITNVLRVLLLVGPILVFMLTKRLCLSLQRRDRDLVLHGRETGRIIRTAEGRFFEAHEPLNEYERWPLVAYQSWRPIESLPGQDANGVSAGTARKDKTREALSRFFFTDRIEAVTPAELAAAQHHGDEHESLESSELETSAVEHSRAHGGELGFEGELHGGAEEVREGTAYDHQTQRADRH, from the coding sequence ATGAGCACCGCAGCAGACCCGAGCACCCCACGCCGCGGAGCCAGCGCACTGCGGGACGACGACGAGCGCGGACCGGTCAAGCGGTCCGGCGGCCCGGTGGCCGGCCTCGGCAACTGGGTCGACGAGCGTACGGGCGGAGCCAAGGGCGGGCGTTACCTGCTCAAGAAGGTCTTCCCCGACCACTGGTCGTTCATGCTGGGCGAGGTGGCGATGTACTCCCTCGTCATCCTGCTCATCACCGGCACGTTCCTGACGTTCTGGTTCGTGCCGAGCCTCGGCCACACCACCTACGACGGCAGCTACGAGCCGCTGCGCGGCATCGAGATGTCCGAGGCGTACGCCTCGACCGTGCGGATCTCGCACGACATCCGCGGCGGCCTGATCATCCGGCAGATCCACCACTGGTCGGCGCTGCTGTTCATCGTCTCGATCATGCTGCACATGTGCCGCGTGTTCTTCACCGGCGCGTTCCGCAAGCCGCGTGAGATCAACTGGGTCATCGGCGTGAACCTGCTGATGCTGTCGATGGTCGAGGGCTTCGCCGGCTACTCGCTGCCGGACGACCTGCTGTCCGGCACCGGTCTGCGGGCGGCCGAGGGCTTCATGCTCTCCATCCCCGTGGTCGGCTCCTACATCTCCTACCTGGTGTTCGGCGGAGCCTTCCCGGGCGAGATGATCATCCCCCGCCTATTCACGGTGCACGTGCTGCTGCTGCCCGCGATCATCGTCGGGTTGTTCACCGCGCACATCATCCTGGTGATGGTGCACAAGCACACCCAGTACCCCGGCCCCGGCCGCACCGAGAAGAACGTCGTCGGCTTCCCGATGATGCCGGTCTACGCGGCCAAGGCCGGTGGCTTCTTCTTCATCGTGTTCGGCATCACCGCGCTCATCGCCGGCCTGGTCCAGATCAACCCGATCTGGGCGTACGGACCGTACGAACCGACCCAGGTCACGGCGGGCTCCCAGCCCGACTGGTACATGGGCTTCGCCGACGGTGCGCTGCGTCTGCTGCCCGGCTTCCTGGAGTTCGAGATCTTCGGCACCACGTGGAGCTTCAACATCTTCCTGGGCGCGATCCTGCTGATCCCGGTGATGTTCACGATCGCGGGCGCCTACCCGTTCCTCGAGGCCTGGGTGACCGGCGACAAGCGCGAGCACCACATCCTGGACCGCCCGCGCAACCGCCCGGTGCGCACCGGTCTCGGCATGGCCGCCATCACGTTCTACGCCGTGAACTTCATCGCGGCCGGCAACGACATCATGGCGATCAAGCTGGGCCTGTCGATCAACGACATCACCAACGTGCTGCGCGTGCTGCTGCTCGTCGGACCGATCCTGGTGTTCATGCTCACCAAGCGGCTGTGCCTCAGCCTGCAGCGGCGCGACCGCGACCTGGTGCTGCACGGTCGGGAGACCGGCCGCATCATCCGCACCGCCGAGGGCCGGTTCTTCGAGGCGCACGAGCCGCTCAACGAGTACGAGCGCTGGCCGCTGGTCGCCTACCAGTCCTGGCGCCCGATCGAGTCGCTGCCGGGCCAGGACGCCAACGGTGTCTCGGCCGGCACCGCGCGCAAGGACAAGACCCGCGAGGCCCTGTCGCGGTTCTTCTTCACCGACCGCATCGAGGCCGTCACCCCGGCCGAGCTGGCCGCCGCGCAGCACCACGGCGACGAGCACGAGTCGCTGGAGTCCAGCGAGCTGGAGACCAGCGCGGTCGAGCACAGCCGCGCCCACGGTGGCGAGCTGGG